From Qipengyuania soli:
CCTCTATATAGAGGACGTCGTTCGAAGGGACGATCTCGGCAACCGGTGACCCGGCAGTGACTGTCCCTCCAATGGTCGTGACGAGGACGCGGTTGATCTTGCCGGCCACGGGCGAGCGGATGACCGTTCGATCGACGCGGTCCGACAGGGCGGGCAACTGCATCTGCTTCGAACTCAGTTCCGCCTGCGCCATCGACAACTCGCCTGCGGTACGGCTGAGCCAGTCGCTGCGCGTCTGGGCGACCTGCGCCTGCGCCTCCGCGACGCCGGATCGGGCACGAGCAAGTGCGGCTTCGGCCGAATCGACTTCCTTGCGCGCTACCAGTGCCTGGTTTTCCGCCTTGATCAGGTCGACTTGCGGTATGACCTGCGTCGCCACCAGCGGGCGGATCATTTCGAGTTCCTTGGTCGATGCGTCGAGCGTCGACCGCCGCGCCTCAAGCAGAGACTGCGCTTCGATGACCATACGCTGCGCCTGAGCGACACGGGCGCTGGCCGCCGACATGGCGCTTTGCAGCTCGGCCATCCGGGCCCTGTGGAGCGAGCTTTCGATCTCGACCTGTCCCGAGGGTGCAGCGCCGTATTCGGGACTCGATCCGCGCACTTCGGCATTGAGGCGGGCGATCTTCGCCTGGAGCGCGCTGACCTCCGCCGTCGAACTGCCAAAGGCAGCGCCGGTTTGTGTCGGGGACAGCCGCACGATGATGTCGCCCTTGCGGACCGTCTGTCCCGGCTTGACGAGTATCTCCTCGATCACTCCGCCTTCGAGATTGGAGACGACCTGCAGTTTCGAACTCGGCACCACCTGGCCAAGGCCGCGCACGCTGCGGTCGATCTTGGTGAGCGCTGCCCAGGCAATCGCCGCCACCGCGAGCGCCAGCACGGTCCAGAGCACGATATTCGCGGACTTGCGCGCCACGATTTCCTGTTCGTCGACGTCGGCGTTCGCGCCGCTGATGAGGTCAAGCAACTCGGCCATCGTTCGTCTTCATTGCGGAGCGGATATCGGCCACCCTGCTGCGGATGGCATTGGGTGTGCCGTCCATCACCACCTTGCCATTGGCCAGCATGATGATCCTGTCGACCATGTTCAGCAGCGACGGGCGGTGGGTAATGATGATCAGCGTCCGGTCGGCGA
This genomic window contains:
- a CDS encoding HlyD family type I secretion periplasmic adaptor subunit encodes the protein MAELLDLISGANADVDEQEIVARKSANIVLWTVLALAVAAIAWAALTKIDRSVRGLGQVVPSSKLQVVSNLEGGVIEEILVKPGQTVRKGDIIVRLSPTQTGAAFGSSTAEVSALQAKIARLNAEVRGSSPEYGAAPSGQVEIESSLHRARMAELQSAMSAASARVAQAQRMVIEAQSLLEARRSTLDASTKELEMIRPLVATQVIPQVDLIKAENQALVARKEVDSAEAALARARSGVAEAQAQVAQTRSDWLSRTAGELSMAQAELSSKQMQLPALSDRVDRTVIRSPVAGKINRVLVTTIGGTVTAGSPVAEIVPSNDVLYIEARIKPQDIANVRLNQDAKIEITAYNRAIYGTLDGLVTSISPDAVMDEMLGESFYTVEIQTEDRLVDNSGKPLSIGPGMVANVNLLGEKRSVLSYLFTPITRLSETAFRD